One stretch of Prionailurus viverrinus isolate Anna chromosome C1, UM_Priviv_1.0, whole genome shotgun sequence DNA includes these proteins:
- the LOC125174004 gene encoding aflatoxin B1 aldehyde reductase member 2 → MLSALRRAVARGAVRCTRGPRVPEARAAAATAMSRPLSPPRAASGPPVRPATVLGTMEMGRRMDAPASAAAVRAFLERGHTELDTAFMYSDGQSESILGGLGLGLGGGDCRVKVATKANPWEGKSLKPDSLRTQLETSLKRLQCSRVDLFYLHAPDHDTPVEETLRACHQLHQEGKFVELGLSNYAAWEVAEICTLCKSSGWILPTVYQGMYNATTRQVETELLPCLRHFGLRFYAYNPLAGGLLTGKYKYEDKDGKQPIGRFFGNTWAETYRNRFWKEHHFEAIALVEKALQAVYSRSVPSMTSAALRWMYHHSGLQGAHGDAVILGMSSLEQLAQNLAATEEGPLEPAVVQAFERAWHLVAHECPNYFR, encoded by the exons ATGCTGAGCGCCTTGCGTCGCGCTGTGGCCCGAGGAGCCGTCCGCTGCACCCGAGGTCCCCGGGTGCCCGAGGctcgcgccgccgccgccaccgccatGTCCCGGCCGCTGTCTCCACCGCGAGCCGCCTCGGGGCCCCCGGTCCGGCCCGCTACAGTGCTGGGCACCATGGAGATGGGGCGCCGCATGGACGCCCCAGCCAGCGCCGCGGCCGTGCGCGCCTTCCTGGAGCGCGGCCACACGGAGCTGGACACGGCCTTCATGTACAGCGACGGCCAGTCCGAGAGCATTCTGGGCGGCCTGGGCCTCGGGCTGGGCGGCGGCGACTGCAGAG TGAAAGTTGCCACCAAGGCCAATCCCTGGGAAGGGAAATCGCTGAAGCCTGACAGTCTCCGGACCCAGCTGGAGACATCGCTGAAGCGGCTACAGTGCTCCAGGGTGGACCTCTTCTACCTGCATGCCCCTGACCACGACACCCCCGTGGAAGAGACCCTGCGTGCCTGCCACCAGCTACACCAGGAG GGCAAGTTTGTGGAGCTTGGCCTCTCCAACTATGCTGCCTGGGAGGTGGCCGAGATCTGTACCCTCTGCAAGAGCAGCGGCTGGATCCTGCCCACCGTGTACCAG GGCATGTACAACGCCACCACTCGGCAGGTGGAAACGGagctcctcccctgcctcaggCACTTTGGATTGAGGTTCTATGCCTACAACCCTCTGGCTG GGGGCCTGCTGACTGGCAAGTACAAGTACGAGGACAAGGACGGGAAACAACCCATAGGCCGCTTCTTCGGGAATACCTGGGCTGAGACCTACAGGAATCG CTTCTGGAAGGAGCACCACTTCGAGGCCATTGCCCTGGTGGAGAAGGCCCTGCAGGCTGTGTACAGCCGCAGCGTCCCCAGCATGACCTCGGCCGCCCTCCGGTGGATGTACCACCACTCCGGGCTCCAG GGTGCCCACGGGGACGCAGTCATCCTGGGCATGTCCAGCCTGGAGCAGCTGGCACAGAACTTGGCGGCAACTGAGGAAGGGCCCCTGGAGCCCGCCGTCGTGCAGGCCTTTGAGCGAGCCTGGCACCTGGTTGCCCACGAATGTCCTAACTACTTCCGCTAG